The DNA sequence CATTTTTTTGCAGTTTCATTAAACAGTTCAACATCTTTTTTATAATCTAAAATTATATTGCTCATACTTCTCTCCTTTTATAAATAAATTCATTTAAAAACATCTTGCTCTCCTTTGGATTTTTCTCTATCATCTCATCTAAAACTTTTAACAACTCTAAATGCTCTTTACCTACATTTCTCATAAATGTATAGTTTAGTTTTGATTTCCACATAGTATTTTTGATATTTTTTTGTATATTTTTACTCATATCACAAAGCTCTAAAAGTCTATATAAAAACGAAGTGTTATTTACAACTTTTTCAAACTCTCTAAAACTATTTTGCAATTTATCATACACTTTTAAGTAGCTATCCCACTTAACTGTTTCACCAAATAGTGAGATTGCATTTTTATCTTCATCTATCTCTTTTGCACTCTCTAAAAGCTCCTCTGTATGGTTTGCTAAATAACTAATAGGGGTAGATGGTTTTGCTAAAGATATACCAAAAGATATACTAAGCTTACCTTTTATGAATTTTTCAAAATCTTTATGAATTTTTCTTGCTAATTTTAAAACCTCGTCCCAACTTCCAACTAAAAACAGGTCATCTCCACCTGCAAAAACTGTATATGTATTTTTATAGTTTTCTCTCATAAGTTTTGGAACATATAAAGAGAAAAAGTTATCTAGGGTTTTTGAAAAAGTATCAAAATTTTCAAAGCTATCTGTTACATCACTATTTTGTAGAAAATTACCCATGCTATCAACATCAGCTTTTAGTATAGCTAAAGATCTTACTCCACTCTCAAGCTCACTACAACTATTTTTAGCCAAAGTCTCAAAAGTAGCTGGGTTTTTACCATCTTTTAAAATATAAGATTTTAATTTTTTATCTATGAGTATGGTTGTAGAAAAATCTTTTAGATAATCTACTTTATAGTTTGTTTGCTCTTTTAGAGTTAAAATTCTTCCAATCTTTATAAATTCATCACAAATTTTACAATTATCTGTAATCTTTTTTCGTATGTTACAAATAGAACATAAGTTGTGATTGTCTATATTGTTATCATAATTTAGCACAAATTCATCTCTTGAGATGAGTGAGAATTTACTAAATTTTTGCATCTCAACTTCATTTGCTATTTTTGTTCTAAGTGCTTTATATCTTTTTTTATCATTAAAATCATCTTTACTACATGTAACACTACAAATATTCATACCACTAAGCCCATAAAAATTAGCTATGAAGTAGTTATTTATCTTTTTTTGAATATTTTGCA is a window from the Sulfurimonas hydrogeniphila genome containing:
- the cas10 gene encoding type III-A CRISPR-associated protein Cas10/Csm1 gives rise to the protein MSIYKKYFDENFDNIVKNETKKISHLLDYDMFIICGDFYGIQKFIFERLSAKNASKVLRAKSAFIQVFTKYIAKYICHKLGIDEDYILISNAGKFEIISPIRDEAILQNIQKKINNYFIANFYGLSGMNICSVTCSKDDFNDKKRYKALRTKIANEVEMQKFSKFSLISRDEFVLNYDNNIDNHNLCSICNIRKKITDNCKICDEFIKIGRILTLKEQTNYKVDYLKDFSTTILIDKKLKSYILKDGKNPATFETLAKNSCSELESGVRSLAILKADVDSMGNFLQNSDVTDSFENFDTFSKTLDNFFSLYVPKLMRENYKNTYTVFAGGDDLFLVGSWDEVLKLARKIHKDFEKFIKGKLSISFGISLAKPSTPISYLANHTEELLESAKEIDEDKNAISLFGETVKWDSYLKVYDKLQNSFREFEKVVNNTSFLYRLLELCDMSKNIQKNIKNTMWKSKLNYTFMRNVGKEHLELLKVLDEMIEKNPKESKMFLNEFIYKRREV